The DNA region AAATCACCACCTCATCACCTATTCTAGGGTTTCGGATTTTGCCTGCCTGCCGGAGCTTTGACGCGGGCAGGGGGTTAGAGTTTGGGGAAATGCCTGATACGTCGACGGCAATCATATCCATAGACACCCTGCCTAAAACTCGGCACTTTTTGCCGCCAACTAAAACCCAACCAATAGACGAGAGCGAACGCGGAAAACCGTGCCAGTAGCCAATCGGGCAAATCGCGACCAAAGAATCTTTTGTGAGCGTCTCGGTTAGGTCATAACCAATTTTTGATCCCTTCGGCAATTTTTTAATCTCCCCCACCACAGTCTTCCAAGACAAAACCGGCTGTAATTTTAATTTATCTTTGCAAAAAGCTTCAACTTCCGGCGAAGGCCAGAGGCCGTACATTGCGATTCCGATTCTCACCAAATCAAAATGTGTATCTGGAAAAATTAAAGTGCCGGAACTGGCGGCTGCATGCTTGATTGGGTTAAATCCCACTTCTTCAAATGCATTAACCCACTTTTTGAATTCTTCTAGCTGACTGTAAGTATATTTTGGAAATGAAGGGTTTTTGGCCGCCGCAAAATGAGTATAGAGACCCTCGATCTCAACATTTAAGGCCTGACGATTGACTTTTAACTGGTTGAGAATTTTTGGCAAATCAGACACAAAAAACCCCTGACGTCCCATTCCAGTATCAACTTTTATATGAAGCTTTGCCGGCTTCTTTACCTTTATTTTTTTTAAAGCATCTAAAACTTCAAAAGAAGGGACTGTGATACTGATATCATTTTCAATCGCCAGCTTTAACATTTCTGGTAGAGTGTGTCCAAGAACCAGAATCGGCTTTTTGATTCCGGCTTTCCGTAAAGCAAGGGCTTCAATGACCGAGTCGACACCGAGCCAATCAATACCGAGCCAACTTATTTCTTTCGAAAAGTCAATAATTCCGTGTCCGTAAGCGTTTGATTTAACGACAGACATCAAGCGACATTTTTTTGGAACTATTGAGCGAAAAACTTGATAGTTATTTTTCAGAGCTTTTTTATCAACTTCTATCCAAGTCCTCAATCCAGCTCTTTTTCTTTTATCCATAATTAACACCAATTTATCAAAAAAACGGTTAACAAACAACAAAGCACCCCCGCGTCTCGGCGGGGGTTTTCAGAAGAAACAAACCAGAAAGAAAATGGTTGTGATGGAAAAACCGAGAAAAAGTCCGAGGATAAAGCAGAACTTCCCTCGGTGTTTGAAGACTCTGTCATACCGCGACCGATCCTCTGTATAATCCATATTTCTTTCCTCCTTTCTAAAATGGAGAGTACCATAAAAAAACCGAAAAATAAAACGAGTCAAATTCTGGTGCACGATATTAAAGATAGTTCGAACGCATTTCGCCGCCGCAGGCGGCGGGGAGGCCACCAAAAAATCGGAGCGGCTTCGCCGCGCACTTTGACAATTTCACATGCTTCTTTTGCGGCAAACTATTTTGAGTTCGCGAAGCGAACACAATTTCAGTATAGAAAATTTTTAATGGGCTGAAAAGAAAAGACCCGTCGCAAGTTGTTAGCTCACGACGGGTCAATGACCTTGTGGAGGAACGTCCGTTTCAGCCACGCCTGTCGAAGATCTTGACAACCTTCTTCTGCTCCGAGTTCCACTCCCAGCGTTGGCTGAGGTTGTCCTCGTTGTGCAGACGACTCATGGCGAGGTCGAGCTCGGCGATGGCGAAACTGATCGCGCGATCGCTGAACGGCTGTACCACTCCTTCGTCGGCCGGGCAAGGCTCGAACTTCCAGCCACTTGCGGTGCGAATGACCGAGTTACACCCGAACTCCGAGTACTCTGGGTGCCGGCCGACCAGTTCGTGATTGCCGCAGTAGAACACGCGATCCCACTTGCCATCGTTGTCGTAGTCGTGCCCTGTGATCCCGACGTAGCTCGGACTGTCGACAAGCCTCAGATGAACCAGTCGACGGAAACCGTAGCCATGATCGGCTTCGTCGATCTCCACGTTGTAGGCGATGTTCTCCGACTGGAGCTCTCCGTGATAGAGATTCCAGGTCACGAGATGCTCGCCCCGCTCGTCGATGACCGCCGTGTAGATCATGGCACCCACCGCGACGACGAGCGCGATGGCGGCCAGGCCCAAGGCCAGATTGTTTCGGTTGCGCATGGCATACCTCCTATCGTTTGGAATGTGCTGGCGATGAGTCACCATGACTCATCTATGAACCAAAATAAGCTTAGCATAAAACATTTTCTATGTCAAGGTCGAGCAGATAAACAAAAACAGCCCTCTTGGGCCGTTAAGATGAATTCAAAAAATTTCTTTTTTCAACCGAGAACCGCGTTTTAAATTTCGTGCCCAAAGAGCCGTACGATTTAATAGCCGAGGCCGCGAATGCGGCCGAGGCAAACTTGACTTTTCCATTCTGGTGCGCCGGGTAGGATTCGAACCTACGTAGCCCTAAGGGCGACAGATTTACAGTCTGTTGCGATTGACCACTCCGCCACCGACGCAAAAAGAACAAAGAACACTAAAAAAATACTATAAGTTCAGAGAAAAGACAATTAAATTTTAATTTCTTAGCTTTAGCTCTTTGTTAGCGCCTCATCCATAAACGGGCTTTTTTCTACCAAACTCCCCTTTCGGCCTTTTTTGATGTCAAACTTAAATTCCTTGTTCAAGACATCAACCACCACAAACCCACCCCTAACCAAACCTTTGGAAATAATTAGTGAAGCGACAGGAGAAAGAATCTTGTTCTGGATCAAGCGCCTCATCGGCCGAGCGCCGTACTGTGGGTCAAAGCCGATTTCTGCCAAATATTCAATCGCCGCCGGGGTTACTTCAAGTTTAATCTCTTTCTGTTCAAGGCGTTTCGCAATCTCCCCAACTTGAATTTGTGCAATTTGCTTTATAGCTTCTTTGCTTAAAGTGTCAAAGACAATAATATCGTCCAGACGATTCAAAAATTCCGGCTTGAAATGATCTTTCAAGCTTTCCAATACTTTTTCTTTCATTTCTTGATAATTTCCAAATCCATCTTTCTCACCGCCAAAGCCAATTTTTTGCATCCGATCAATATATTGAGCGCCGACGTTAGAAGTCAGAACAATAACGGTATTTCTAAAATTAATTGTCCGACCTTTGGCATCGGTCAGTCGTCCGTTGTCTAAAATCTGAAGCATGATATTAAAAACTTCCGGATGAGCTTTTTCAATTTCATCAAATAAGACAACGGAGTAAGGCCTGTGTCTTATTTTTTCAGTAAAAGTTCCGCCTTCTTCAAAACCAACGTAGCCCGGTGGCGCGCCGATAATTTTTGAAACAGAATGTTTTTCCATATATTCCGACATATCAACTCGAATCAAAGCTTTTTCATTGTCAAACATAAACTCAGCGAGGGCTTTGGTCAATTCAGTTTTACCAACTCCAGTCGGACCTAAAAAGATAAAAGAACCAATTGGTCTTTCCGGATCAGCAATACCGGCGCGAGAGCGTTTGACGGTATCGGTGATTCTCTTTACCGCTTCATCTTGACCGATAATACGATTTTTCAACCAATCTTCCATCCTATTCAATTTTTCAGCTTCCGCTTCAAGCATCTTTGAAACCGGCACTCCAGTCCAACGAGAAACAACCTCGGCAATATCAGTTTCAGTAATTTCTTCTTTTAAAATCCGGCGGAAACTTTGGAGTTTCTTTAGACGCTTTGTTCTTTGATCCAACTCCTTTTCTAGAGCTGGTATCTTGCCGTATCTAATTTCGGCC from Candidatus Paceibacterota bacterium includes:
- the alr gene encoding alanine racemase — protein: MDKRKRAGLRTWIEVDKKALKNNYQVFRSIVPKKCRLMSVVKSNAYGHGIIDFSKEISWLGIDWLGVDSVIEALALRKAGIKKPILVLGHTLPEMLKLAIENDISITVPSFEVLDALKKIKVKKPAKLHIKVDTGMGRQGFFVSDLPKILNQLKVNRQALNVEIEGLYTHFAAAKNPSFPKYTYSQLEEFKKWVNAFEEVGFNPIKHAAASSGTLIFPDTHFDLVRIGIAMYGLWPSPEVEAFCKDKLKLQPVLSWKTVVGEIKKLPKGSKIGYDLTETLTKDSLVAICPIGYWHGFPRSLSSIGWVLVGGKKCRVLGRVSMDMIAVDVSGISPNSNPLPASKLRQAGKIRNPRIGDEVVILGRQSGEEVSADELARLADTTNYEIITRINPLIKRFYV